A part of Drosophila bipectinata strain 14024-0381.07 chromosome 3L, DbipHiC1v2, whole genome shotgun sequence genomic DNA contains:
- the LOC138926299 gene encoding prolyl 4-hydroxylase subunit alpha-1 translates to MGFRDYFSLALHKFDSGDYNRSIEWLQEAQQYKSLENLSPTDKILGDPWEEFARSIIIHNISLTNPSLNNETIYKEASKKLKVSKSEEIEKDINSLLNKWDKESHNAKNTTEPSIIAHYSGCRNQFPTKKNLVCRYNTTTTPFLKLAPLKLEEVSLDPYIVLYHNVLSDEEIDEMKGVIDTFYNGWTDMDESKEIISRLVWLTKESSFRKRLNLRIRDITGFMVDEIPGLQIANFGVGGQFKPHYDYFTERILRLNSTELGDRMASIIFYAGDVVHGGQTVFPDIQISVKPQKGSCLVWFNTFDDATPDPRSLHSVCPVLVGDRWTITKWLHYEPQLFVKPCFQRSENNI, encoded by the exons ATGGGCTTTAGAGATTACTTTTCTCTGGCTCTACATAAATTCGATTCCGGCGATTACAATAGATCTATTGAATGGCTTCAGGAGGCTCAGCAGTACAAGAGTCTGGAAAACCTTAGCCCCACCGATAAGATCCTAGGTGATCCTTGGGAAGAGTTCGCTCGATCTATAATAATCCATa ATATTTCTCTAACAAATCCATCCTTGAATAATGAAACTATTTACAAAGAAGctagcaaaaaattaaaagtctCAAAATCTGAAGAAATAGAGAAAGACATTAACTCATTGCTGAATAAATGGGACAAAGAAAGCCACAATGCAAAAAATACCACAGAACCATCTATTATCGCCCATTATAGTGGATGTCGAAATCAATTTCCAACAAAAAAGAATCTTGTCTGTCGATATAACACCACAACTACACCATTTCTGAAATTGGCTCCACTGAAGTTGGAAGAAGTAAGCCTCGATCCCTACATTGTTCTTTACCATAATGTATTATCCGATGAGGAGATTGATGAAATGAAAGGtgttattgatacattttatAATGGTTGGACAGATATGGATGAAAGCAAAGAAATCATAAGCCGTCTTGTTTGGTTAACCAAGGAGTCAAGTTTCAGGAAGCGCTTGAACCTGCGTATTAGAGATATCACAGGATTCATGGTTGATGAAATTCCAGGACTCCAAATAGCCAATTTTGGAGTGGGTGGACAATTCAAGCCGCATTATGATTATTTCACAGAGCGCATTTTAAGATTAAATAGTACTGAACTGGGAGATCGAATGGCTAGCATTATCTTCTAT gctGGTGATGTTGTTCATGGTGGTCAGACAGTGTTTCCAGATATTCAAATATCTGTAAAGCCTCAAAAGGGAAGTTGCTTGGTTTGGTTCAATACCTTTGATGATGCAACACCAGATCCCAGATCTTTGCACTCCGTTTGCCCCGTTTTGGTTGGTGACCGATGGA CCATAACTAAATGGTTGCATTATGAGCCCCAACTATTTGTGAAGCCCTGCTTCCAAAGAtctgaaaataatatatga
- the LOC138926298 gene encoding prolyl 4-hydroxylase subunit alpha-1 produces MELKSGWFFSIIVLLWGFSFAEQPRDQSQDEGGLIELINLERKFIMNLKSYTEKLNEKVNNLQAFIESVHFGVNQSLEDREKYLSNPLNAFSLMRRTHEDLPKWHNYTKQVIGLEELYTLDEIIAQSPDENEMKDALQGMNRLEEIYNLEAIDLAKGHLLKKKHKIQLSIRDCVALGNDKFKRKDYSRASMWFRVAIKHEPEIHSNVINEVLGDPMDKLHLKYAKSILVYAIMKSNPKQSLEDAEETADEAMTSASLSDLKSLITEVLSHSDQSIISEMAENKTAPTDYELGCRGFFPLRKQLFCRYNFHSTPFLRIAPLKQEILSLDPFISMFHEVLPKNKLLTLKQNLNITAKSKKYKRSISKIFSQRITDITGLHFSKRDQIYINNYGLENQAEVHYTSKNLRGPVGAILFFISDDIHGGATVFPKLKVSVFPKKGSSLVWYDIKDDGNLDPRTRNLICPVLEGNSLVLTKTFYMTKQMSRKTCAFKEITQKKTFYL; encoded by the exons ATGGAGTTGAAAAGTGGTTGGTTCTTCTCAATAATAGTCCTATTATGGGGATTTAGTTTTGCTGAACAACCAAGAGATCAATCTCAAGATGAAGGGGGACTCATAGAGCTCATAAATTTAGAGCGAAAATTTATTATGAACCTAAAATCTTACACagaaaaattgaatgaaaaagTTAACAACTTACAAGC ATTTATCGAATCGGTTCATTTTGGAGTTAATCAAAGCCTAGAGGATCGAGAAAAATACCTCAGCAACCCCCTAAATGCATTTTCTTTAATGCGTAGGACCCATGAGGACTTACCCAAATGGCATAATTATACCAAACAAGTTATAGGATTGG aggaGCTATATACCTTGGATGAAATAATAGCGCAATCCCCAGacgaaaatgaaatgaaagaTGCTCTTCAAGGAATGAATCGATTGGAGGAAATTTACAACCTGGAAGCCATAGATTTGGCAAAAGGCCACCTTCTGAAAAAGAAACACaa AATTCAACTTTCGATACGCGACTGTGTGGCCTTAGGTAATGATAAATTCAAAAGAAAGGATTATTCAAGAGCTTCCATGTGGTTTCGTGTGGCTATTAAACACGAACCTGAAATCCATTCCAACGTAATAAATGAAGTTCTTGGCGACCCCATGGATAAGTTGCATTTGAAGTATGCGAAATCGATTCTAGTTTATG CCATAATGAAATCAAATCCAAAGCAAAGTCTAGAAGATGCCGAGGAAACTGCTGACGAAGCCATGACAAGTGCCAGTCTCTCTGATTTGAAGTCTCTAATAACAGAAGTGCTGAGCCACAGCGATCAGTCAATAATTAGTGAAATGGCTGAAAACAAGACTGCCCCAACGGATTATGAACTGGGATGTCGAGGATTTTTTCCTTTGCGAAAACAACTATTCTGCCGGTACAATTTTCATTCAACTCCGTTTTTAAGGATAGCCCCTTTAAAACAGGAGATATTAAGCCTGGATCCATTCATTTCTATGTTTCATGAAGTGCTCCCCAAAAATAAGTTACTTACTCTCAAGCAGAACTTAAACATCACAGCCaagtctaaaaaatataagagaagtatttcaaaaatattttctcaacGCATTACTGATATAACAGGATTACATTTTTCCAAAAGAgatcaaatatatataaacaattatGGCCTTGAAAATCAAGCTGAAGTTCATTACACTTCAAAGAATCTAAGAGGGCCTGTAGGAGCTATTTTATTCTTT atcAGTGATGATATTCATGGAGGCGCCACTGTATTTCCCAAGTTAAAAGTTTCAGTTTTTCCGAAAAAAGGTAGCAGTTTGGTCTGGTATGATATAAAGGATGATGGAAACTTAGATCCTCGTACTAGAAATTTAATATGTCCGGTTCTTGAAGGAAACTCGTTGG TTTTAACCAAGACGTTTTACATGACTAAGCAGATGTCCAGAAAAACTTGCgcttttaaagaaattacCCAGAAAAAGACGTTTTAtctataa
- the LOC108128462 gene encoding prolyl 4-hydroxylase subunit alpha-2 — MLRFLEFLVILLCLGSHSVWGIKEKSHNESRYYSSTVQLLKLLKLEHQFVENFKNHSEKLGDNLKAYLISIKYKENQTINEKVEYVSNPLNAYMLLRRTREELPKWLDYFKKQMGNDDIFKELDELVPTLPDHLDLREAMLGLQRIETTYGLRVDDLAYGILQGKQYDIQLSYRDRVAMGHLSFKRRNYKAAAQWYRMACKHDFEDNKKLLNEVLGNPSDFLHRQYIKALFVYGISISGEDETEEAALLTIENSLDHVGSQRLQKQIETLHSSSNDDEIMQELYQTKPPVSTFEQGCRFLYPPKRNLFCRYNFTTTPFLRLAPLKLEEINLDPYVVMYHEVLYETEIEELKKQSNHLQNGYADEKNGSMFRAVVAQHSWWSDKSPIREKVNQRIKDMTGLDFPITDELQVANYGCGTYFKPHYDYTSDGYETPNSDTLGDRLGTIIFYASDVLQGGATVFPDIKVSIAPRKGSSVFWYNLYDDGRPDIRSRHSVCPVINGDRWTLTKWIHIFPQMFIIPCGPRK, encoded by the exons ATGTTAAGATTCTTAGagtttttagtaattttaCTCTGCTTAGGATCCCATTCTGTATGGGGAATTAAGGAAAAAAGCCATAATGAGAGTCGGTATTATTCATCTACTGTGCAACTTCTTAAGTTATTAAAACTGGAGCACCAATTTGTTGAGAACTTTAAAAATCACTCTGAGAAGTTGGGCGATAATCTGAAAGC TTACTTGATCTCAAtcaaatataaagaaaatcaAACCATAAACGAAAAGGTGGAGTATGTTTCAAATCCTTTGAATGCATACATGCTTTTAAGGCGTACTCGCGAGGAATTGCCAAAATGGTTGGACTATTTTAAAAAGCAAATGGGGAATg ACGATATATTTAAGGAACTTGACGAACTTGTGCCCACATTACCAGATCATTTGGACTTAAGGGAGGCCATGTTGGGATTACAACGCATAGAAACCACCTATGGTCTGAGAGTAGATGACTTAGCATATGGTATTCTACAGGGCAAGCAATATGA tatcCAACTTTCATACCGAGATCGTGTGGCCATGGGCCATTTGAGTTTCAAGCGTAGGAATTACAAGGCTGCTGCCCAGTGGTATCGAATGGCGTGTAAACACGATTTCGAGGATAATAAAAAGTTACTGAACGAGGTCCTGGGTAACCCCTCCGATTTTCTGCATCGTCAATATATCAAGGCTTTATTTGTATATG GCATCAGCATCTCTGGAGAAGACGAGACGGAAGAAGCTGCTCTTTTAACGATAGAGAACTCCTTGGATCATGTGGGAAGCCAACGGCTTCAGAAACAAATAGAAACCCTTCATAGTTCTAGTAATGATGACGAAATAATGCAGGAGCTTTATCAAACAAAGCCACCTGTTTCCACCTTTGAGCAGGGATGTCGATTCTTATATCCCCCGAAAAGAAACCTATTTTGTCGTTACAACTTTACCACAACACCATTTCTCCGCCTGGCACCTCTTAAGCTAGAGGAAATAAACTTAGATCCTTATGTCGTTATGTATCACGAAGTGCTCTACGAAACCGAAATCGAAGAACTCAAAAAACAGTCGAATCACTTGCAAAATGGATATGCGGATGAAAAGAATGGAAGTATGTTTAGGGCAGTGGTGGCTCAACATTCCTGGTGGTCTGATAAGTCACCTATCAGGGAAAAGGTTAATCAGCGAATCAAGGATATGACAGGATTAGATTTTCCCATCACAGATGAGTTGCAAGTGGCCAACTACGGATGTGGCACATATTTTAAACCTCATTACGATTACACTTCAGATGGCTATGAAACTCCAAATTCGGATACCTTGGGCGATCGCTTGGGaaccattattttttat gCCAGTGATGTTCTGCAGGGTGGTGCCACTGTTTTTCCAGATATTAAAGTCTCGATAGCTCCACGAAAAGGCAGCAGTGTATTTTGGTATAATTTGTACGATGATGGAAGACCTGATATAAGAAGCAGGCACTCTGTTTGTCCGGTTATTAACGGGGATAGATGGA ctCTCACCAAGTGGATTCATATATTCCCTCAAATGTTTATTATTCCTTGTGGTCCCAGGAAGTAG
- the LOC108128452 gene encoding prolyl 4-hydroxylase subunit alpha-1 yields the protein MKWFSFQLTFLLSVNFSQIICLEESENHAKSFIYSTSVMSMVKILELEESLKRNLDVYVEEMQYKLDLIKGFQESIKRDKFRTLEEKEDYMGNPLNSYPLLRRLNQDWPKWLRYLKLGISSKNTKEIETLLKSSPSAEDLQVAVKGMTRIEQFYNQHAEDLTKGFLLGRKFEAQLNSPDCVALGDFYYNQTQYAESTHWYRMALRLHKSSEGKIYDKVLHLKRKRIYKKYAKAMVQESLNLDKKKSIAQNFPELEVMAKQVTKEDNYENIKRVIDELLTGEEYIFQEEAARNKRKPSSLELGCRGKWPKPKPSPTLTCRYIRETHDFLKLAPLKMEYLNVQPLIVLYHEVLYESEFKALRDFAIFNATMTDGWTYVDFDQKGKPLPQNRVVKSISFQGTSSYSLGINNRIADMTGLNMEENKVLYLTNYGLGGHFGKHVDYVELARRPPDFFKDYGGDRIATALLYASEVPLGGTTVFTKLKLSITPKKGNALVWFNLNNAGDPDPMSEHSVCPLVLGSRWTISKWIHERQQVFKKPCFA from the exons ATGAAGTGGTTTAGCTTTCAGCTCACTTTCTTGTTAAGTGTTAATTTTTCTCAAATTATTTGTTTGGAAGAATCAGAGAACCATGCCAAATCCTTTATATATAGCACTTCAGTAATGAGCATGGTTAAAATTTTAGAATTGGAAGAGTCTTTAAAAAGGAATCTAGATGTATACGTTGAGGAAATGCAATACAAACTGGATCTCATTAAAGG GTTTCAAGAATCCATAAAGAGAGACAAGTTCAGGACTCTAGAAGAGAAAGAAGATTATATGGGCAATCCTTTAAACTCTTATCCCTTGCTAAGGCGTCTAAATCAGGACTGGCCCAAATGGCTTCGATATCTCAAACTTGGTATATCttccaaaaacaccaaagaaaTAGAGACTCTACTGAAGTCTTCACCAAGTGCCGAAGATCTTCAAGTGGCTGTCAAGGGAATGACACGTATAGAACAATTTTACAATCAACATGCAGAGGATCTAACAAAAGGTTTTCTTCTGGGTAGAAAGTTTGA AGCCCAACTGAACTCGCCAGACTGTGTGGCTTTGGGAGACTTTTATTATAACCAAACCCAATACGCGGAATCAACGCACTGGTACCGCATGGCATTAAGACTTCACAAGTCCTCCGAAGGAAAGATATATGATAAAGTTTTGCActtaaaaaggaaaagaatCTACAAAAAATATGCCAAAGCCATGGTACAAGAAT cctTAAATTTGGACAAGAAGAAATCTATTGCTCAAAATTTTCCCGAACTTGAAGTCATGGCAAAGCAGGTGACAAAAGAAGACAACTATGAGAATATAAAAAGGGTAATCGATGAACTGTTGACTGGCGAGGAGTATATATTCCAAGAGGAAGCTGCCAGAAATAAACGTAAGCCCTCAAGTTTGGAACTAGGCTGTCGAGGAAAGTGGCCCAAACCCAAGCCCTCACCGACCTTAACCTGCAGATATATCAGAGAAACGcatgattttttaaaactggcgcccttgaaaatggagtaTTTAAACGTCCAACCCTTGATAGTTCTTTATCACGAAGTCCTTTACGAAAGCGAGTTCAAAGCTCTGCGGGattttgccatttttaatGCCACCATGACGGATGGTTGGACATATGTGGATTTTGACCAAAAGGGAAAGCCCCTACCGCAGAATCGAGTGGTTAAATCTATTTCCTTTCAAGGAACCTCGTCATACTCTCTCGGTATTAATAATCGAATCGCGGATATGACTGGTCTGAATATGGAAGAGAATAAGGTCCTATATCTGACCAATTACGGTTTGGGTGGACACTTTGGTAAGCATGTTGACTATGTTGAGTTGGCCAGGCGTCCA CCCGATTTCTTTAAGGATTACGGAGGCGATCGTATTGCCACAGCTCTTTTGTAT GCCAGTGAAGTTCCTTTGGGCGGCACCACCGTCTTCACCAAATTAAAGTTATCCATAACACCAAAGAAAGGGAATGCCCTTGTCTGGTTCAACTTGAATAATGCTGGAGATCCTGATCCGATGAGCGAGCACTCTGTCTGCCCCTTAGTGCTGGGCTCCCGATGGA CCATTTCGAAGTGGATACACGAACGCCAGCAAGTTTTCAAGAAGCCCTGCTTTGCCTAG
- the LOC108128475 gene encoding uncharacterized protein CG13380 isoform X1 has product MENNIKPAGKKRRLNHFPSDIAARLSQLYPDLMTYSPPRGVATASNAPKAHAQTEMVKEADGEINNNLATIMDMNRPASPRLLQEVTCEIPFENQHSPKCICNRTPIPYECGRCYQFIHGRLAEVCDKHPHEVFLMDFQQCPYCLAPVSLIKPSNLTLEQIRNIEEAVLPDDDDI; this is encoded by the exons atggaaaacaacATTAAGCCAGCTGGTAAAAAAAGACGTCTAAATCATTT TCCTAGCGATATTGCTGCTCGCTTAAGCCAGCTGTACCCAGATCTCATGACTTACTCACCGCCTCGTGGTGTCGCTACTGCCTCAAACGCACCCAAGGCCCACGCACAAACCGAGATGGTAAAAGAAGCGGATGGCGAAATCAACAACAACCTGGCCACCATAATGGATATGAATCGGCCTGCCAGTCCCCGCCTGCTACAAGAGGTGACATGCGAGATACCGTTCGAGAACCAGCACAGCCCCAAATGCATCTGTAACCGCACTCCGATCCCATACGAGTGCGGGCGATGCTACCAATTTATTCACGGTCGACTCGCTGAAGTCTGTGATAAGCATCCCCAT GAAGTATTCCTGATGGACTTCCAACAGTGCCCCTATTGCTTAGCACCCGTTAGCCTCATCAAACCGTCGAATCTCACCTTGGAACAAATCCGCAATATCGAGGAAGCTGTTCTGCCTGACGATGatgatatttaa
- the LOC108128475 gene encoding uncharacterized protein CG13380 isoform X2: protein MENNIKPADIFGTSPSDIAARLSQLYPDLMTYSPPRGVATASNAPKAHAQTEMVKEADGEINNNLATIMDMNRPASPRLLQEVTCEIPFENQHSPKCICNRTPIPYECGRCYQFIHGRLAEVCDKHPHEVFLMDFQQCPYCLAPVSLIKPSNLTLEQIRNIEEAVLPDDDDI from the exons atggaaaacaacATTAAGCCAGCTG ATATTTTCGGAACTAGTCCTAGCGATATTGCTGCTCGCTTAAGCCAGCTGTACCCAGATCTCATGACTTACTCACCGCCTCGTGGTGTCGCTACTGCCTCAAACGCACCCAAGGCCCACGCACAAACCGAGATGGTAAAAGAAGCGGATGGCGAAATCAACAACAACCTGGCCACCATAATGGATATGAATCGGCCTGCCAGTCCCCGCCTGCTACAAGAGGTGACATGCGAGATACCGTTCGAGAACCAGCACAGCCCCAAATGCATCTGTAACCGCACTCCGATCCCATACGAGTGCGGGCGATGCTACCAATTTATTCACGGTCGACTCGCTGAAGTCTGTGATAAGCATCCCCAT GAAGTATTCCTGATGGACTTCCAACAGTGCCCCTATTGCTTAGCACCCGTTAGCCTCATCAAACCGTCGAATCTCACCTTGGAACAAATCCGCAATATCGAGGAAGCTGTTCTGCCTGACGATGatgatatttaa
- the not gene encoding ubiquitin carboxyl-terminal hydrolase nonstop, translating to MAAFTWYTVQNDKYSKKSENRPSSYLISFRSQSAKVAKIRRKQRKCDKPFVPSQPCTKRTKTKENSVDSNTSVLSSASSSSTYSSGSAVVAGIGLGVGNNKRPGAGVGRGTAANETVAAALPTATTTTTTNTTALTSVAGRCAAFFGETVSRGGRGGGGGVGGAGESAAKAKKEEEQLTKGQSQKSPLNAADFSIALRTVEKLATELDADADADANASSTADASSAVMSETGCRHYQSYVKEHSYDTFRVIDAYFAACVNRDAREKKAIHCNCFECGSYGIQLYACLHCIYFGCRGAHITSHLRAKKHNVALELSHGTLYCYACRDFIYDARSREYALINRKLEAKDLQKSLGWQPWIPTAKETNLLLANARRRLVRPNQTIGLRGLLNLGATCFMNCIVQALVHTPLLSDYFMSDRHDCGSKSSHKCLVCEVSRLFQEFYSGSRSPLSLHRLLHLIWNHAKHLAGYEQQDAHEFFIATLDVLHRHCVKAKAEHENKSSSSSSGSGTNSSSSSSSHCYGQCNCIIDQIFTGMLQSDVVCQACNGVSTTFDPFWDISLDLGETTTHGGVTPKTLIDCLERYTRAEHLGSAAKIKCSTCKSYQESTKQFSLRTLPSVVSFHLKRFEHSALIDRKISSFIQFPVEFDMTPFMSEKKNAYGDFRFSLYAVVNHVGTIDTGHYTAYVRHQKDTWVKCDDHVITMASLKQVLDSEGYLLFYHKNVLEYE from the exons ATGGCAGCTTTCACCTGGTATACCGTACAAAATGACAAATATTCT aaaaaaagcgaaaaccGGCCGAGTTCCTATTTAATATCATTTCGCAGCCAGAGCGCAAAAGTGGCCAAAATTCGGCGAAAACAGCGCAAGTGTGACAAACCGTTCGTGCCATCGCAGCCGTGCACAAAACGAACGAAAACAAAAGAGAATAGTGTTGACAGCAATACGAGCGTTTTGAGCAGTgctagcagcagcagcacctaTAGCAGCGGCAGTGCAGTCGTTGCAGGCATCGGCCTAGGCGTAGGCAACAACAAGCGTCCGGGGGCGGGAGTGGGCCGGGGAACGGCCGCTAACGAAACGGTAGCTGCTGCACtcccaacagcaacaacaacaacaacaactaataCAACAGCACTAACATCAGTTGCCGGCCGGTGTGCGGCGTTTTTCGGCGAAACTGTTTCAAGAGGTGGGCGTGGCGGTGGGGGCGGCGTTGGGGGAGCCGGAGAAAGCGCAGCGAAAGCGAAAAAGGAAGAGGAGCAGCTAACAAAGGGTCAAAGCCAAAAGAGTCCCCTGAACGCTGCTGACTTTTCAATTGCCCTGCGCACCGTTGAAAAGTTAGCGACCGAGCTCGACGCCGACGCCGACGCGGACGCCAACGCCAGCAGCACAGCCGACGCCAGCAGCGCTGTCATGTCAGAGACGGGCTGCCGGCATTATCAGAGCTACGTGAAGGAGCACAGCTACGATACATTCCGGGTCATCGACGCCTACTTCGCAGCCTGCGTCAACCGAGATGCGCGAGAGAAGAAG GCCATTCATTGCAACTGCTTCGAGTGTGGAAGTTATGGCATCCAGCTGTACGCCTGCCTGCACTGCATCTACTTCGGATGCCGTGGAGCCCACATCACCAGCCACCTGCGGGCGAAGAAGCACAACGTGGCCCTGGAGCTCTCGCACGGCACGCTCTACTGCTACGCCTGCCGGGACTTCATCTACGATGCGCGGAGCAGGGAGTATGCGCTAATTAACCGCAAGCTGGAGGCCAAGGATCTGCAGAAGAGTCTGGGATGGCAGCCATGGATACCCACAGCCAAGGAGACGAATCTGCTGTTGGCCAATGCCCGCCGGCGGTTGGTGCGACCGAATCAGACAATCGGACTGAGGGGCCTGCTCAATCTGGGGGCCACCTGCTTCATGAACTGCATTGTCCAG GCTTTGGTTCACACTCCGCTGCTTAGTGACTACTTTATGTCGGATCGCCATGATTGCGGTAGTAAGTCCTCGCACAAATGTCTCGTCTGCGAAGTTTCGCGTCTCTTCCAG GAGTTCTATTCGGGCTCCCGTTCGCCGCTGTCTCTGCACCGGCTACTGCATTTAATCTGGAACCATGCCAAGCATCTGGCTGGGTACGAACAACAGGATGCGCATGAGTTTTTTATTGCCACCCTGGACGTGCTGCATCGGCACTGCGTCAAGGCAAAGGCCGAGCACGAGAACAAgagcagcagctccagctccggcAGCGGCACCAATTCCAGCAGCTCGAGCAGCTCCCACTGCTATGGGCAGTGCAACTGCATCATCGACCAGATCTTCACTGGCATGTTGCAGAGCGATGTCGTGTGCCAGGCCTGCAACGGAGTCTCAACCACCTTTGATCCCTTCTGGGATATATCACTGGACCTGGGGGAGACGACAACGCACGGTGGAGTCACTCCCAAGACGCTGATAGACTGCCTGGAGCGGTATACGCGGGCCGAACACCTCGGATCGGCGGCCAAGATCAAGTGCTCCACCTGCAAGTCCTACCAGGAGTCCACCAAGCAGTTCAGTCTCCGCACCCTGCCCAGCGTTGTCTCCTTTCATCTGAAACGTTTCGAGCACTCGGCCCTCATCGACCGCAAGATCTCCTCGTTCATCCAGTTCCCGGTGGAGTTCGATATGACGCCGTTCATGTCCGAGAAGAAGAATGCCTACGGTGACTTTAGGTTCTCCTTGTATGCTGTCGTCAACCATGTGGGCACCATCGACACTGGACACTATACTGCGTATGTCCGCCACCAGAAGGACACTTGGGTCAAGTGCGATGATCATGTGATAACGATGGCGTCGCTCAAGCAGGTGCTCGACAGCGAGGG ttatttaTTGTTCTACCATAAAAACGTGCTGGAATACGAGTGA
- the AlkB gene encoding nucleic acid dioxygenase ALKBH1 encodes MFKTVFKQYKVKSTSPDLSDVVSFDEIDDKPKEDSIAQRLSFNNEITDLPTFPGLKTPRAWQTFVLKDHPGLLVIRNPFTDHGQRYWIARCLRDYPRAPNIVNLNARLFDESVRSDWWKELQECKDPTERQRIKAAMRWTTLGYHHDWDTKVYNELSKSPFPQDLSRLCQVFASYLGYHDFKSEAAIVNYYPLGSSLSGHTDHSEPNHLAPLFSFSFGQTAIFLIGGRTLDEKPTAIYLKSGDVLVMSGESRLCYHAVPRIIQTDESLASLPNETALENSNLVDNDLFEQVRDSNYWNPFSSYIADSRININVRQVLHPGDLKLN; translated from the coding sequence ATGTTTAagactgtttttaaacaatacAAGGTAAAAAGCACAAGCCCAGACCTAAGCGATGTTGTTAGCTTTGATGAAATCGACGACAAACCGAAAGAGGATAGTATAGCGCAACGTTTAAGCTTCAATAATGAAATCACCGACTTGCCGACGTTTCCTGGACTAAAAACCCCACGTGCTTGGCAAACTTTCGTCCTTAAAGATCATCCCGGCTTGCTGGTGATACGAAACCCTTTTACCGATCATGGGCAGCGTTATTGGATTGCTCGGTGCCTGCGCGATTATCCAAGGGCACCCAACATTGTCAATTTGAACGCCAGGCTCTTCGACGAATCCGTCAGGAGCGACTGGTGGAAAGAGCTCCAGGAATGCAAAGATCCCACCGAAAGGCAGCGAATAAAGGCTGCCATGCGATGGACAACTTTGGGCTACCATCACGATTGGGACACCAAAGTCTACAATGAGCTCTCCAAGTCCCCTTTCCCGCAGGATTTGAGCAGGCTCTGCCAAGTGTTTGCTTCCTATTTGGGCTATCATGACTTTAAATCAGAAGCCGCCATTGTAAACTACTATCCTTTGGGAAGCAGCTTATCGGGTCACACGGACCACTCGGAACCAAATCACTTAGCTCCCTTGTTTTCCTTCAGTTTTGGACAAACGGCTATTTTCCTCATCGGCGGAAGAACTCTGGACGAGAAACCCACTGCTATTTACCTGAAGAGCGGCGATGTCTTGGTAATGTCCGGAGAATCCAGACTCTGTTACCACGCCGTTCCTCGCATTATCCAAACGGATGAGTCATTGGCTAGTCTTCCAAATGAAACTGCTTTGGAAAACTCCAATTTAGTGGACAATGATTTATTTGAACAAGTAAGAGATTCAAACTATTGGAATCCCTTCAGCAGTTATATAGCAGATTCTCGTATAAACATTAACGTGCGACAAGTTCTACACCCAGGCGatttaaagttaaattaa